From one Tsukamurella tyrosinosolvens genomic stretch:
- a CDS encoding TetR/AcrR family transcriptional regulator: MTAATTPKGERRRAALVAAAGELLVEGGFESVRHRAVAHRAHIPLAATTYYFESLGDLLSNAVAYAGELDVAAVRGRVETVSRRKRGDSALAKLLASIFFACDTAADRGALVSRYERMVLCARDPELTRLQAQVRNVLAELHVEVLTRSGRRVTGPCVERLMAIEDGAALAAFTTHGADVPRAVRDALATVIDDLAPALP, from the coding sequence ATGACAGCCGCGACCACGCCCAAGGGTGAGCGCCGGCGCGCGGCCCTCGTGGCGGCGGCCGGAGAGCTCCTCGTCGAGGGCGGCTTCGAATCGGTCCGGCACCGCGCCGTCGCGCACCGCGCCCACATCCCGCTGGCCGCGACCACCTACTACTTCGAGTCGCTCGGCGACCTGCTCTCGAACGCCGTCGCCTACGCGGGGGAGCTGGACGTGGCCGCGGTCCGCGGCCGCGTCGAGACGGTGAGCCGCCGCAAGCGCGGTGACTCCGCCCTCGCGAAGCTCCTCGCCTCGATCTTCTTCGCCTGCGACACCGCGGCCGATCGCGGCGCCCTCGTCTCGCGCTATGAGCGGATGGTGCTGTGCGCCCGCGATCCCGAGCTCACGCGGCTGCAGGCGCAGGTGCGGAACGTGCTGGCGGAGCTGCACGTCGAGGTGCTCACGCGCTCCGGTCGCCGGGTCACGGGCCCGTGTGTCGAGCGGCTGATGGCCATCGAGGACGGTGCCGCCCTCGCCGCGTTCACCACGCACGGGGCCGACGTGCCCCGCGCGGTCCGTGACGCGCTCGCCACCGTCATCGACGATCTGGCGCCCGCCCTTCCGTGA
- the purD gene encoding phosphoribosylamine--glycine ligase, with amino-acid sequence MRVLVIGTGGREHALLDALSRDPQVTELHAAPGNPGTAAIATNHAVDASSGDAVAALAAELGADLVVIGPEVPLVLGVADAVRARGIAVFGPSAAAAQIEGSKAFAKDVMDAAGVRTARSEIVDSPADIDAALDRFGPTWVVKDDGLAAGKGVVVTADRAAARAHAADLIESGRPALLESFLDGPEVSLFCLVDGEDVVPLLPAQDHKRVGDGDTGPNTGGMGAYAPLPWLPAGATEEIVETVVRPVAREMVRRGTPFSGLLYAGLAMGAEGPAVVEFNCRFGDPETQAVLSLLESPLGEALNATATGALGALPPLRWRDGAAITVVLAAENYPASPRKGDVITGAEGAGIYHAGTAVDGEGRLVSNGGRVLNVVGVGDDLAAARADAYAKLERIKLPGSHFRTDIGHQALQ; translated from the coding sequence GTGCGAGTACTCGTCATCGGCACCGGCGGCCGCGAACACGCCCTCCTCGACGCGCTGTCCCGTGACCCGCAGGTCACCGAGCTGCATGCGGCCCCGGGTAATCCGGGGACCGCGGCCATCGCGACCAATCACGCCGTGGACGCCTCCTCGGGCGACGCCGTGGCGGCCCTGGCCGCCGAGCTCGGCGCCGACCTCGTGGTGATCGGCCCCGAGGTCCCGCTGGTCCTCGGCGTCGCCGACGCCGTCCGCGCCCGCGGCATCGCCGTCTTCGGCCCGTCCGCCGCCGCGGCGCAGATCGAGGGCTCCAAGGCCTTCGCCAAGGACGTGATGGACGCCGCCGGCGTGCGCACCGCGCGCAGCGAGATCGTCGACAGCCCGGCGGACATCGACGCCGCGCTCGACCGCTTCGGCCCCACCTGGGTCGTCAAGGACGACGGGCTCGCCGCGGGCAAGGGCGTCGTCGTGACGGCCGACCGCGCCGCCGCGCGTGCGCACGCCGCCGACCTGATCGAGTCCGGCCGGCCCGCGCTGCTCGAGTCCTTCCTCGACGGCCCCGAGGTCTCCCTGTTCTGTCTCGTCGACGGCGAGGACGTGGTGCCGCTGCTGCCCGCGCAGGACCACAAGCGCGTCGGCGACGGCGACACCGGCCCCAACACCGGTGGCATGGGTGCCTACGCGCCCCTGCCGTGGCTGCCCGCGGGCGCGACGGAGGAGATCGTCGAGACCGTCGTGCGCCCCGTCGCGCGCGAGATGGTGCGCCGCGGCACTCCGTTCTCCGGCCTGCTGTACGCGGGGCTGGCGATGGGCGCGGAGGGCCCGGCCGTCGTCGAGTTCAACTGCCGCTTCGGCGACCCCGAGACGCAGGCCGTGCTGAGCCTGCTCGAATCCCCACTGGGCGAGGCGCTCAACGCCACCGCCACGGGTGCGCTGGGCGCGCTGCCCCCGCTCCGGTGGCGCGACGGTGCCGCCATCACGGTCGTCCTCGCCGCCGAGAACTACCCCGCCTCGCCGCGCAAGGGCGACGTCATCACGGGTGCCGAGGGCGCGGGGATCTACCACGCCGGAACGGCCGTCGACGGCGAGGGACGCCTGGTCTCGAACGGTGGCCGGGTGCTCAACGTGGTCGGCGTCGGCGACGACCTGGCGGCGGCCCGCGCCGACGCCTACGCGAAGCTCGAGCGGATCAAGCTGCCGGGCAGTCATTTCCGCACGGACATCGGCCACCAGGCCTTGCAGTAG
- a CDS encoding HIT family protein, with amino-acid sequence MASVFSKIIAGELPGRFVYQDDSVVAFLTIGPLTQGHVLVVPREEVDHWESIDDALWQHLNDVARRIGRAVKRAFDAPRAGLIVAGFEIPHLHLHVFPAYGLTDFDFTNVDPNPSADSLDEAQTKIVEALAAE; translated from the coding sequence ATGGCATCCGTCTTCTCGAAGATCATCGCCGGCGAGCTCCCGGGCCGGTTCGTGTACCAGGACGATTCGGTGGTGGCGTTCCTGACCATCGGGCCCCTCACGCAGGGTCACGTGCTGGTGGTGCCGCGCGAGGAGGTCGACCACTGGGAGTCCATCGACGACGCGCTGTGGCAGCACCTCAACGACGTCGCGCGCAGGATCGGGCGGGCGGTCAAGCGCGCCTTCGATGCGCCGCGCGCGGGCCTGATCGTCGCCGGCTTCGAGATCCCGCACCTGCACCTGCACGTCTTCCCGGCGTACGGACTCACCGACTTCGACTTCACCAACGTCGACCCGAACCCGAGCGCCGATTCGCTCGACGAGGCGCAGACGAAGATCGTCGAGGCGCTCGCCGCGGAGTAG
- a CDS encoding sensor histidine kinase, with protein sequence MASPAVAPPAKGPTSLASRVPLRLSLVAVVVGLVFLGLLASGTALTAAMKDRLVSREDQTLRQAADTWARPKPNLPEPVRGGKPPPTRFYQAVFLPDGTQLRISNPDFTEQPDLSGLGDLHGDAVTVHSVGGQGPQWRVVQSSSQYGVAFVAVTLSDVDSTLRAMIVLELLIGGGVLIIAGGLGYLVVRRSLRPLEEVEATAEAIAAGDLTRRVPEAPPHTEVGRLSTSINTMLHQVQDSFDRVASSEERARADEERMRRFVGDASHELRTPLTSIRGFAELYRQGATDDTGFVMSRIESEAERMGLLVEDLLLLARLDARRPLAADAVDLTAVADDVVHAAQAREPGRDIALEADGAGTVALTGDRDRLHQVVTNLVSNALRHTPDEATVRVRVTEEPDAVVLSVTDTGPGMEPGEAARVFERFYRTDSSRSRGSGGAGLGLSIVHGIVERHGGTVTVDTAPGKGAAFTVRLPR encoded by the coding sequence ATGGCTTCACCCGCGGTGGCCCCGCCCGCGAAGGGGCCGACATCGCTCGCCTCCCGCGTCCCGCTGCGCCTCTCGCTGGTCGCGGTGGTCGTCGGCCTCGTCTTCCTCGGCCTGCTGGCCTCCGGGACCGCGCTGACGGCGGCCATGAAGGACCGGCTGGTCTCGCGGGAGGATCAGACGCTGCGGCAGGCCGCCGACACCTGGGCCCGGCCGAAACCGAACCTGCCCGAGCCGGTACGCGGCGGCAAGCCGCCGCCCACGCGCTTCTACCAGGCGGTCTTCCTGCCCGACGGCACGCAGCTGCGGATCAGCAATCCCGATTTCACCGAGCAGCCGGACCTCTCCGGCCTCGGCGACCTGCACGGCGACGCCGTCACCGTGCACTCGGTCGGGGGTCAGGGGCCGCAGTGGCGCGTCGTGCAGTCGAGCTCGCAGTACGGGGTCGCCTTCGTCGCGGTCACGCTCTCCGACGTCGACTCCACCCTGCGCGCCATGATCGTGCTGGAGCTGCTCATCGGCGGCGGCGTCCTCATCATCGCGGGCGGCCTCGGGTACCTCGTGGTGCGCCGCTCGCTGCGCCCGCTCGAGGAGGTGGAGGCCACCGCGGAGGCCATCGCCGCGGGCGATCTCACCCGTCGCGTCCCCGAGGCGCCGCCGCACACCGAGGTCGGCCGGCTGTCGACGTCGATCAACACGATGCTGCACCAGGTGCAGGACTCCTTCGACCGGGTCGCGTCGTCGGAGGAGCGGGCCCGCGCCGACGAGGAGCGGATGCGCCGCTTCGTCGGCGACGCGTCGCACGAGCTCCGTACGCCGCTGACCTCGATCCGCGGCTTCGCCGAGCTGTACCGGCAGGGCGCCACCGACGACACCGGTTTCGTCATGTCCCGCATCGAATCCGAGGCGGAGCGGATGGGCCTGCTCGTCGAGGACCTGCTGCTGCTCGCCCGCCTCGACGCGCGCCGCCCGCTCGCCGCCGACGCCGTCGACCTCACCGCCGTCGCCGACGACGTGGTCCACGCCGCGCAGGCCCGCGAGCCGGGTCGCGACATCGCGCTCGAGGCCGACGGTGCCGGCACCGTCGCGCTGACGGGGGACCGGGACCGCCTGCACCAAGTGGTCACCAACCTCGTCTCGAACGCGCTGCGGCACACGCCCGACGAGGCGACGGTGCGCGTCCGGGTCACCGAGGAACCCGACGCGGTGGTCCTGTCCGTCACCGACACCGGACCGGGCATGGAGCCCGGCGAGGCCGCGCGCGTCTTCGAGCGCTTCTACCGCACCGACTCCTCGCGCAGCCGCGGCAGCGGCGGCGCCGGACTGGGCCTGTCGATCGTGCACGGCATCGTCGAGCGGCACGGGGGCACCGTCACCGTCGACACCGCCCCGGGGAAGGGCGCGGCCTTCACGGTGCGCCTGCCCCGCTGA